One Acetobacterium sp. KB-1 DNA segment encodes these proteins:
- the serC gene encoding 3-phosphoserine/phosphohydroxythreonine transaminase encodes MKRVYNFSAGPSCLPLEVLEKAGSEMVSYGDAGMSVMEMSHRSSYFDDILQAAKSLYRELMNVPDNYEILFLQGGASTQFAMIPLNLFSKTNKADFMLTGSWAKKACQESARYGEAKVIASSQDKTFSYIPKVDPKDFTPDADFFHICANNTIYGTRFKPENIPDTGNVPLVADMSSNILSEVYDVKKFGLIYAGAQKNMGPAGVTAVIIRNDLLGHAKDFTPTMLDYKTHVDNDSCYNTPPCYSIYICKLVYEWVKANGGVAGMEAANKEKAQKLYDFIDNSKLYKGTVVAEDRSLMNVPFITGSDELDALFVKESKKAGMENLKGHRSVGGMRASIYNAMPMAGIDTLIDFMQKFEKENA; translated from the coding sequence GTGAAAAGAGTTTATAATTTTTCAGCTGGACCATCTTGTTTACCACTCGAAGTCCTGGAAAAAGCTGGGTCTGAAATGGTATCCTATGGAGATGCCGGTATGTCCGTGATGGAGATGAGTCATCGATCATCTTATTTTGATGATATTCTTCAAGCCGCAAAAAGTCTTTATCGAGAACTGATGAATGTACCTGACAATTATGAGATTCTGTTTTTACAAGGTGGCGCATCAACTCAGTTCGCCATGATCCCACTCAATCTGTTTTCAAAAACCAATAAAGCCGACTTTATGCTGACTGGCAGTTGGGCAAAAAAGGCTTGTCAAGAATCAGCCCGTTATGGAGAAGCAAAGGTTATTGCATCATCCCAGGATAAAACCTTTTCCTACATCCCTAAGGTGGATCCCAAGGATTTTACACCGGATGCTGATTTCTTCCATATTTGCGCGAATAACACCATTTACGGAACGCGATTTAAACCAGAAAATATTCCTGATACGGGAAATGTACCTTTAGTAGCAGATATGTCTTCAAATATCTTATCTGAAGTTTATGACGTTAAAAAATTTGGCTTAATTTATGCTGGTGCTCAGAAGAACATGGGACCGGCTGGTGTCACAGCGGTGATTATCCGCAATGACTTATTGGGTCATGCCAAAGATTTTACGCCCACAATGCTCGATTATAAGACCCATGTTGACAATGATTCTTGTTACAATACTCCACCATGCTACAGCATTTATATTTGCAAACTTGTTTATGAATGGGTAAAAGCAAACGGTGGTGTTGCTGGCATGGAAGCCGCGAATAAAGAAAAAGCTCAAAAGCTTTACGATTTTATTGATAACAGCAAGCTTTATAAAGGGACTGTTGTGGCTGAAGACCGTTCACTAATGAATGTGCCTTTTATTACCGGTTCTGACGAGTTAGATGCCCTGTTTGTTAAAGAAAGCAAGAAAGCCGGAATGGAAAACCTGAAGGGTCATCGTAGTGTTGGCGGGATGCGAGCAAGCATTTACAATGCCATGCCAATGGCGGGGATTGATACCCTGATAGATTTCATGCAGAAGTTTGAAAAAGAAAACGCCTAG